The Papaver somniferum cultivar HN1 chromosome 6, ASM357369v1, whole genome shotgun sequence genome segment tcagtgctaggattgtgccttcgatagctagattgacatctccattttgttgtgagcttaaactgttttgcacatgtcacatttgatggaatctgagcttatattttgacctagaactttgtaggtacgttctaagcaaaccttcacgagacttcaactcgtccactagggacacttagtggtttaaaaggcttagtgcattcgctaaatgcattcgagagaccagcgacagtggtataggtaggatttccttagttttgttttacttgaggacaagtaaaattcaggtttgggggtatttgatgagtgctaaaaagtgcatatttctatatatttttcttggcatttaactcatcttttgtgcattaattctacattttatcccatattatgtattttcattgttttcaagaataaatatttttcttacttaattttgcatttttaggtaataaataaagtttggatgaatagcagagcggaaaagagcagaaaagtagtgaaaagccgggaagaattacgcatggaagccgcaaagaatggagcgcacgtcctaaaagctaggaatgggctcaagaaggaagaattattcttaaagaagatatgggcttggcatacccaaggcccaaaacccttacccaaacccattttctatatccatacccgcctccattcccgatcgtcagattggatcgcatctgcatcctacggtcgcttctttgcctgcacatcaaacctcgatacttccgcttaacactacaacacctaactccatcttgggtcgtccgttttgctacatcccttcatccgacggtcgctccacgcttacctccgtatcgccgttggatccacctaccatcttcccatccatcgctccttgtcgcagatcatcaaacttcgctgaacctgcttcacaccctagcaaccgaacacctacaccccaaacaaacagaccctaatcccatttccatcgagctcttcttccccttcttcccaaaatttgcagagctctgcaactccatcacctccaccagctacaccttcttctcgaaccacaccaccaccacaaccacccaacaacaccacgacatctctccctagcctaggcttctttccaaattcacatctctgaaccctaggtgtgggtttgacaagaaatctcgagctagggtttcaccaacagcgaggagaagacaaaattgagggcaggaaaagcttcagaagagcagaggggacatacccaaagcatgggtcgagctcaattcaggaaattggtgagagaatttgattttccccaaaaaaattagggtttcgaattagggttttataatttgttgtaagctataaaagggaagtgatgtaggatgctaaaggttgttcttggttagccgagaaaccccctaattgggttaatttaattctcaatgttaatttaatttcactgttaatttttagggttcttcttttgcaattttcattcactgtttagtagtttaaatgttgtgttgttcctgttaaatgtgtgttgtttaaatgtgtgttgtttaaatgtgttgtttaaatgtgtgttactgttttgccattgtagtttaaatgtgtgttgttcctgttaatcatgtttagttccattgtagtgttaattatgttctgagttcactgttgaggctcagatgaaaccttagtgcactaatgaatgatgaattgctaggaaggcctgttttgcttgagtaatgggaagaagttggtgctctgatatgcctgtgattgactgtgctttcaaaagacagtcaatgctaggggcaaatcagtgagcaagctgattctcttcccattctagttggatgcttaagtttttgcattgtttagctaggacacaagggtggattcaaagccttagcttaacccacattttgttttcacagtcacttgcaacttaactgttttgttacttcttctcctccctgcccttggctcacagccttggtttctttggttttgtttcctgttttgtcactgttttgaatctcttgttttttcaactgttagcttctcaaatgttagcattagtttactgttgtgtgtcaatgctaggttagatccttagagcattgagttgattgagcagtggggagaaactagtgctcactagtgactgtgagcaagctggttctcttcccactctagatgaatgcctaaagccattgccttggctttgctttttttcctttttttttacttcattgtcagcttatctccacactcctgcccttggcttgtagccttggtttgcaactatctctgttttgttattacttggcttgcactgtcaccattgctgctttctttcctttctactacttgctgtgcacctgctcctgctgtgccagccaccactgctgctgcaacctggtttccactgctgctgctgcaactgagcttggctcacagcacaagcccagttcagtccacagttaacttcaaaggcctagttactctcaggtcaaaatctaagcccaggaacaaagcccaaatccagccactgtttggtttacaagccaactgagttcaaggctcagttcagttcacttgaacccaaattcattacatttccaaaggcccagatccttgactgaatccaaagccaagttcacagttcattccaacatcactcaaaggcccaaggcctaaagcacttcaccattacaaacaaacccactaagcccaaagcacaattagaagcccaatagcaaatttagagcccaaatagctagaaactccaaacacacccaatctctgtggatcgacccgtacttgcacgagctacaactgacgaccgtgcacttgcggtattactgtaggcccgttttcatttcacttcaattttatacgctttcccgggtccaccagtgataatctttttcgaaatatcttcgtgttgaaagaaaaacttgcagaaaccgaagcaagatatgactcccAACAAAAACGTTTTAGCGACAAAGAgcgcagtcttctctccaaagaaaaatccttggagactgagcttgcagctgctcttaataaagtaaaatcactggaagagagtctgagtagattcaattttagatctacaaaattatcttatatgcttggagcatgtaaagaacaccgtgatacatgtggtctgggctataaggaATAGaagctccaaaaactagtaagatcaacttggttaaagctagtgataattctccatgtgaaaaacctttggcAGCTTGAAATGGTCCCAAAAGCAATAATTTTGTTCCTTATAAATCTGCTCACAAGAGAACAGTTAAAAATAATTcatttaactgctattactgcgggaataaaggtcattctgagcaaagatgtcgCTTTCGGTTGAGGAATGAGaagcttcataacattcttacatggatgtctaaggaagttattaaaccggtgacacacattgttggaaaaggCACTTTCAACACTCACGAGATGTACCGTAACAAATTTTTTCTCAATTGTATGCTCAATTCAAAAAATGCCTATATTGacaaaatcccggagtatgcaCCGGACTTCATGAAGGCTGGAGATGAATGGGAATCCTCCGACGAAGCTTGATGGTTttggtgtaggttttgtgggtggaCAAGGAGTtaggttttatgtttcaatcaatgtagtaaccaaaattgcatgaataaaatgaattacatcttcccatattGTGTTTCACAAATTTATTACCCTATGATTTTGGAATGCTTATCAAAATTCAAAATACTAAAAAGAAGCATCCACTATTACGTCACTCCCAACGTAAGAGTCAAAACACACCTACTCTCCTCCTGTCAGTCCTGTGTTTAGTTTTCTTTTAGCCGATTTCGTTCAACTACTAATAATGGCTTTTCTTTCCCTTCGTCTTCATCGTTACTCTTCTTTAGACTACTTTCTCAGTGTTTTATGCAGTCACCACCTTCTTTTATTCTCTCAGAAGTTTCAAGATTACGATTTCACCAGGTATGTCTATTCGTACAATTTGTGAATctctaaatgaattcatcaattATAACTCTTTTTTGGTCAATCAGTGTGTATATTGATATATTAATTCAATGTTTCGAAATTCGGAAGAAAACTAACCCCTTATATTCGATTTGAGTCCAGTATTTGAGTTTTAAGAACTTACTTTGATGATCCAATTTCAGATTTTTGGGTGTGAAATTGCATAATGTGGTCATCAATTTGTGATGGTATTTATCAAATTGGACTAGCTATAAAAATGGTGCAGAGTATTAATTTGTAGTACTTCtattgttcttcagctgttcGTCAAATGGCTGCTGATACTGGTGCTTTCAAACGATCACCATCGACATTCCGTAATTTTGTTTCAAGAGATCCATCATCAACATTTCCTGCAGAATCTGGAAGATACCATCTCTATATATCCTATGCCTGTCCTTGGGCTAGTAGATGCCTTGCGTATTTGAAGATTAAGGGTCTTGAGAAGGCTATCAGCTTTTCGGTAAAATTTATATACACCAGTGATGTAGTATAAGCTAATATCCTCTTTGTTAAAGATTATTGACATGTATGTGAATTTGTAATCAGTCAGTTAAACCTGTATGGGGAAGAACAAAGGAGACTGATGATCATATGGGTTGGGTGTTTCCAACATCTAGTACAGAGGAACCGGGGGCTGAACCTGATCACCTGAATGGGGCAAAATCGGCTAGGGAACTCTATGAACTTGCTAGTACAAATTATACTGGCAGATATACTGTTCCTGTGCGTTCTTTGCTCTCATCTTTGCATCCAGTTCATTTCTCATggatcttttgttttattgtcaACAATTGTCAGTATTAACACTTACGGGCTCTATATTACAGATTTTGTGGGATAAGAAACTCAAAACAATTGTGAACAATGAGAGTTCAGAAATAATACGAATGCTCAATGCTGAATTCAATGATATAGCAGAAAATGCAGCTTTGGACCTTTACCCCGTTCACTTGCAATCCCAGATTGATGAGGTTAATGAATGGGTTTATGACGACATCAACAATGGTGTTTATAAGTGCGGTTTTGCTGAGAAACAAGAGCCTTATGAAGAGGTAACCCTTTGTTGTGTTAGCAAATAAGTAGAAATCATAGAATTCTTCTACCTAAAAAGTAATCCTTTTGTGTTTGTATTGTCTTACAAAATCTGGTTGCTGATTTTTATCCAAACCTACATTTTTGACAGGCTGCAAACAAATTATATCAAGCTCTGGACAAATGTGAGGACATACTCAGCAAGAACCGGTATATATGTGGGGACTCTCTGACTGAAGCTGATATTCGGCTGTTTGCAACTCTTATAAGATTTGATGAGGTATATACATTTTCTTATCTCAATAGAGACCGAAACTTTCTAAGCAATTCAGTTGTACCATTTTTTACACAGCAAATCCTGTAGTTTACACGGTAAAGTTAAAGATGTGGCATATCATAATGttataaaacaacatcttggttGAAATCAAAATCTCATTTTACAGAAATTACTTGTGTATGACTTATTATTCGTTtcgtttccaaaaaaaattatatgaacCTAACCAGAATAAGATTGGTTGGTTATTTAATGTACTTGGACTTTTTTTGCCAACCATCTGGTAAGCGGTAACTATACTCCACTGTGTACAGGTTTATGCTGTTCATTTCAAGTGCAACAAGAAGCTTATCCGGGAATACCCTAATCTGTTTAATTACACTAAAGATATTTTTCAAGTCCCTGGCATGAGTTGCACCGTGATCATGAAACATATCAAGGACCACTACTACGGAAGCCATCCTTTTATTAATCCGTTTGGAATCATTCCTCTTGGTCCTGATACAGATTATTCTTCCCCTCATGATAGAGATAAGTTCAGTTCTTAGAGTTTATGCATGATAGTTTTCTGGAACGTCTACCCAAGCTTGTTTGTTGTACTTTTTCTTTATTGCTCTGACTAGATTGTGTGCCTTCAGCCAAAGTTGTGTTGTGTATTACTACTGTTCTGTAATCTTTCATCTATTTTGTGACTGTATGTAATCCTACCTTTAATTTCTTCGTATACACCTGTATCTGATTCTTCTACTTTGTGAGTATGGAACTGGAATGCATTTTCTTGCACAAAATGTAGATTTTCTGATTGAAACTTCCTCAAAAGCAACTTGTTTCTAAATTAATTTCTGAGCTAAAAATAGACGCTTCTAAAACTAGGCTGGCTGGTTAATGTAGGTTTTGTTCACCTACTGAAGTTCGTACTGATAAGTTATCCATCAGTCAGGACCATCGGGGGTATCTATGACTACCATAGGATGCTAAAAGTACATTTCGGATCCACTTGTGGAAAAGATCTGACAAGAATTTCACATTTTGTCGGGGGATGCTTAGATAGTTGGCAACAAGCTTTTGAACTGCAAGTTACCAACTAAAGTGAGTCATGGGATGCTTAGCAAACTGGCAACAAGAGATAACGTTCTCAAAAGAGGTACCGACTGCTCTTAGTTGTGtgaagggaaaaatatcgtttggtctttTTGTAGGTGGGTCCATGTCAGTTTGGTCTTTTGGGAAAACGTCTTTACAGTtcggtccataattatttaaaaatattaaatggataaaAGTATCCTTCCGTATTAATTTatacttatttttttgtagcagttcattcttcaaaatgaactcctgttaatttctacttttttttttcttcagaaatcacctaaaaaaaccagagttcattccagaaatgaactccatataaaacctaaaaaacccagagttcattccagaaatgaactccatataaaaacctaaaaaaacagagttcattccagaaatgaactccatataaaaacttaaaaaaaaacagagttcatttatggaatgaactccatataaaaacctaaaaaaaacagagttcatccagaaatgaactccatataaaaacctaaaaaaacagagttcattccagaatgaactccatataaaaacctaaaaaaacagagttcattccagaaaatgaactccatataaaaacctaaaaaaaacagagttcatttatggaatgaactgcatcatcatcatcatcttcgtcgtcttcaacagtaGCAAAATAAGTTATtcgtcatcttcaacaacaacagcaatgAACTTCATCAATAATATCATAAACAACAACATCATAAACAAATAacaacatcttcgtcatcttctttgacaacagaaacaacaacatcataaacaaacaacaacatcttcgtcatcttcttcaacttcaacaccatcatcttcatcaaaaaagagaaagaaaaagaaaaagagaaagtaaatctgaaacatcaacaaaaatcatctccatcatcttctttcaacaacaacaccaacaccatcgtcttcatcgaaACATCATCTCCATCGTCttctttcaacaacaacaacagatcaaatcaccatcttcttcattggaaaaaaaaatagtagcagaaaagaaaaagaaaaagaaatggagagaaaaaaactagatctgaaaacagAAAGAGAGAGaatgtaaaaataaaaaaaagatattttctaGGATTTTGTTCTATATATGTGGTCCCAAAAGGATATTTCTGTCACCACACattgacaattacatcatccatgatgtcatcctaggaccaaactataatatatttttccaaaaaggaccaaacagacacatgactgagtcaactggactagactctctctaatatattatttctaggactaaATGATATTTCCTACTTGTGTGAATTGTTCCCAAAAGTTGGATGGGCAATGACCAGTGAGTACGAAACTAACATTATTCTTACACCAAACTAACATCACAAAGGTTAAAAACAAGTCTGTAATAGGTACTAACGTGTTTGGATACTAGAAGTAGAAGTCATTTCCAGAAATCAGAAACAAAACATTTTTGGTTCACAAAAAGTTGGTTTTTTTGGTTCTAAAAGTCATTTTAAAATTTTGTCCCCAAACTAAATTCAAATTCTGATTTTTCGACTTCTAGAAATAAAAAATTAACTTCTCAACCATAAATTAGAACCACTTCTCATCGCAACAGGCTTATTTAACAATAACAGCATAACTAAGACAATTTACAAATTAACTGCGTTTATATATGCAAGAGAAAACCATTCAGGTTGAGCGCCAATGCACTACATAGATTGTGTGAAAATATATcttctataatacaaaacaaggTTTGGACAAGTTAGACATgataaagagtggtcaagatttgtctaGAGAGAAGATAAATCTATGATCATGGTTTATTCAAATTATAAATCTATGGTCATGGTTTATTCAAATTAAACATTATAAGTGTTACAATTAATTCGTCATAATGaatgatttattaattttttatttcatcataaatatttcTTTAATTAACATATTTACATCAATAAATTAAAGTAAAAagtattaattatttctaaaacaaagaaaattatgGTTTGTACAAAGACAAACACTTGAATTGAACTCGGGACCTCTCGCACCCTAAGCGAGAATCTTACCACTAGACCAATTGCCCGTTGGTAAAAATTATTTCAATATACAAAACAAGGTTTGgacaagttatgcatgataaaGAGTGACCAAGATTTGtctagggagaaga includes the following:
- the LOC113290037 gene encoding uncharacterized protein LOC113290037; this translates as MAADTGAFKRSPSTFRNFVSRDPSSTFPAESGRYHLYISYACPWASRCLAYLKIKGLEKAISFSSVKPVWGRTKETDDHMGWVFPTSSTEEPGAEPDHLNGAKSARELYELASTNYTGRYTVPILWDKKLKTIVNNESSEIIRMLNAEFNDIAENAALDLYPVHLQSQIDEVNEWVYDDINNGVYKCGFAEKQEPYEEAANKLYQALDKCEDILSKNRYICGDSLTEADIRLFATLIRFDEVYAVHFKCNKKLIREYPNLFNYTKDIFQVPGMSCTVIMKHIKDHYYGSHPFINPFGIIPLGPDTDYSSPHDRDKFSS